A window from Erythrolamprus reginae isolate rEryReg1 chromosome 9, rEryReg1.hap1, whole genome shotgun sequence encodes these proteins:
- the C9H8orf33 gene encoding UPF0488 protein C8orf33 homolog isoform X1, protein MEEAPKPTFQDELEWCITQLETGLLRLNPTPKQAADETRHILKVLRSRKAPLVKKRHMMHHVFGDYRLKMTEEKERAAKAGVTPMQVEIQQGNSLPVGSVVYRKQRSDSPSAASTSLLAASDNVFQFNFVLPERTTEETDRATAEEHGLGDARDESTGNGSSMVLDFSTGAQQPGFAFNFAITDASGEAIDPGSAPSAEAAPERDSSFKNDMVMTTERSASSHPDRTNGKDCVSRHHEEQPVQEVPELEASQVASTEVAEKKLDVAAGGPSKRKKKKKPPPSKVTHVEKGRKDNEIAGQGTPEQAEMLQPDDQLKREVDWCVEQLELGLKTQKSTPKQMEEAFRAIKTLRSKKAVLAKKRQVMRLMFGDYRAKMAEERQKQLKLLQTASKTAHITEVNKETQKKRSQVFRKSAQEARTFKNLQGPPCCQPPACLGSTDPSSFKFKPSEEEFCFNFF, encoded by the exons GCTCCCAAACCAACATTTCAGGATGAACTGGAATGGTGCATCACTCAACTGGAGACTGGCCTTTTGCGTCTTAACCCAACTCCAAAACAAG CAGCCGATGAAACACGCCACATCCTTAAAGTATTGCGTTCCCGTAAGGCTCCCCTTGTGAAGAAGCGGCATATGATGCACCATGTCTTTGGAGATTACCGTCTCAAAATGACTGAGGAAAAGGAGAGAGCAGCCAAAGCTG GTGTGACGCCCATGCAGGTAGAAATTCAACAAGGAAACAGCCTCCCTGTGGGTAGCGTGGTGTACAGGAAGCAGCGATCCGACAGTCCTTCTGCAGCGTCCACTTCATTGCTTGCAGCGTCAGATAATGTCTTTCAATTTAACTTTGTCCTGCCTGAAAGAACCACAGAAGAAACTGATAGAGCTACAGCAGAAGAACATGGATTGGGGGACGCCAGAGACGAGTCTACTGGTAACGGCTCCTCTATGGTGCTGGACTTCTCCACTGGTGCACAACAGCCTGGCTTTGCTTTCAATTTTGCCATCACGGATGCTTCAGGTGAGGCCATAGATCCTGGCTCTGCACCTTCAGCAGAAGCAGCTCCTGAGAGAGACAGCTCATTCAAAAATGATATGGTGATGACAACAGAGAGATCGGCCTCCTCACATCCTGATAGAACTAACGGGAAGGATTGTGTGAGCAGGCACCATGAAGAACAACCTGTACAAGAGGTACCAGAATTGGAAGCCAGCCAAGTAG CTTCGACAGAGGTTGCAGAAAAGAAATTGGATGTGGCTGCCGGTGGACCAtctaagagaaaaaagaaaaagaaacccccACCATCAAAAGTAACACACGTTGAGAAAGGACGCAAAGACAACGAGATTGCTGGTCAAGGAACACCGGAACAAGCTGAGATGTTACAG CCAGATGATCAGTTAAAGAGGGAGGTAGACTGGTGCGTGGAACAGCTGGAACTCGGCCTGAAGACTCAAAAGTCCACCCCGAAACAGA TGGAGGAAGCTTTCCGTGCTATCAAGACTTTGCGCAGCAAAAAAGCCGTTTTGGCGAAGAAACGTCAAGTGATGCGTCTGATGTTTGGCGACTACCGAGCAAAAATGGCGGAGGAAAGGCAGAAGCAGCTGAAACTATTGCAAACAG cTTCAAAAACGGCTCACATCACAGAAGTGAACAAGGAGACTCAGAAGAAGAGAAGCCAGGTGTTCAGAAAGTCTGCACAAGAAGCCAGAACCTTCAAGAACCTTCAAGGACCACCTTGCTGTCAACCACCGGCTTGTCTCGGATCAACAGACCCTTCCTCTTTTAAATTCAAACCATCGGAAGAGGAATTCTGCTTcaactttttctaa
- the C9H8orf33 gene encoding UPF0488 protein C8orf33 homolog isoform X2, with protein MEEAPKPTFQDELEWCITQLETGLLRLNPTPKQADETRHILKVLRSRKAPLVKKRHMMHHVFGDYRLKMTEEKERAAKAGVTPMQVEIQQGNSLPVGSVVYRKQRSDSPSAASTSLLAASDNVFQFNFVLPERTTEETDRATAEEHGLGDARDESTGNGSSMVLDFSTGAQQPGFAFNFAITDASGEAIDPGSAPSAEAAPERDSSFKNDMVMTTERSASSHPDRTNGKDCVSRHHEEQPVQEVPELEASQVASTEVAEKKLDVAAGGPSKRKKKKKPPPSKVTHVEKGRKDNEIAGQGTPEQAEMLQPDDQLKREVDWCVEQLELGLKTQKSTPKQMEEAFRAIKTLRSKKAVLAKKRQVMRLMFGDYRAKMAEERQKQLKLLQTASKTAHITEVNKETQKKRSQVFRKSAQEARTFKNLQGPPCCQPPACLGSTDPSSFKFKPSEEEFCFNFF; from the exons GCTCCCAAACCAACATTTCAGGATGAACTGGAATGGTGCATCACTCAACTGGAGACTGGCCTTTTGCGTCTTAACCCAACTCCAAAACAAG CCGATGAAACACGCCACATCCTTAAAGTATTGCGTTCCCGTAAGGCTCCCCTTGTGAAGAAGCGGCATATGATGCACCATGTCTTTGGAGATTACCGTCTCAAAATGACTGAGGAAAAGGAGAGAGCAGCCAAAGCTG GTGTGACGCCCATGCAGGTAGAAATTCAACAAGGAAACAGCCTCCCTGTGGGTAGCGTGGTGTACAGGAAGCAGCGATCCGACAGTCCTTCTGCAGCGTCCACTTCATTGCTTGCAGCGTCAGATAATGTCTTTCAATTTAACTTTGTCCTGCCTGAAAGAACCACAGAAGAAACTGATAGAGCTACAGCAGAAGAACATGGATTGGGGGACGCCAGAGACGAGTCTACTGGTAACGGCTCCTCTATGGTGCTGGACTTCTCCACTGGTGCACAACAGCCTGGCTTTGCTTTCAATTTTGCCATCACGGATGCTTCAGGTGAGGCCATAGATCCTGGCTCTGCACCTTCAGCAGAAGCAGCTCCTGAGAGAGACAGCTCATTCAAAAATGATATGGTGATGACAACAGAGAGATCGGCCTCCTCACATCCTGATAGAACTAACGGGAAGGATTGTGTGAGCAGGCACCATGAAGAACAACCTGTACAAGAGGTACCAGAATTGGAAGCCAGCCAAGTAG CTTCGACAGAGGTTGCAGAAAAGAAATTGGATGTGGCTGCCGGTGGACCAtctaagagaaaaaagaaaaagaaacccccACCATCAAAAGTAACACACGTTGAGAAAGGACGCAAAGACAACGAGATTGCTGGTCAAGGAACACCGGAACAAGCTGAGATGTTACAG CCAGATGATCAGTTAAAGAGGGAGGTAGACTGGTGCGTGGAACAGCTGGAACTCGGCCTGAAGACTCAAAAGTCCACCCCGAAACAGA TGGAGGAAGCTTTCCGTGCTATCAAGACTTTGCGCAGCAAAAAAGCCGTTTTGGCGAAGAAACGTCAAGTGATGCGTCTGATGTTTGGCGACTACCGAGCAAAAATGGCGGAGGAAAGGCAGAAGCAGCTGAAACTATTGCAAACAG cTTCAAAAACGGCTCACATCACAGAAGTGAACAAGGAGACTCAGAAGAAGAGAAGCCAGGTGTTCAGAAAGTCTGCACAAGAAGCCAGAACCTTCAAGAACCTTCAAGGACCACCTTGCTGTCAACCACCGGCTTGTCTCGGATCAACAGACCCTTCCTCTTTTAAATTCAAACCATCGGAAGAGGAATTCTGCTTcaactttttctaa